The proteins below come from a single Mugil cephalus isolate CIBA_MC_2020 chromosome 7, CIBA_Mcephalus_1.1, whole genome shotgun sequence genomic window:
- the LOC125011241 gene encoding phosphatidylinositol 4-phosphate 5-kinase type-1 gamma-like isoform X3 yields the protein MDWGTAEPGDDGSEAAAAGSCLQLDFEDTDSTKKSQITEMPSPFGPPHEKKIGHRRVDASGETSYKKTSSSALKGAIQLGIGYTVGNLSSKPERDVLMQDFYVVESIFFPSEGSNLTPAHHFPDFRFKTYAPVAFRYFRELFGIRPDDYLYSLCNEPLIELSNPGASGSIFYVTRDDEFIIKTVQHKEAEFLQKLLPGYYMNLNQNPRTLLPKFFGLYCVQCGGKNIRLIVMNNILPRSVRMHLKFDLKGSTYKRRASKKEREKSKPTFKDLDFLSDVPEGLTMDHDTYSALVKTLQRDCLVLESFKIMDYSLLLGVHNKTQAERENQSQGSPAGGGDEKKPAGQRALYSTAMESIQGGSTCRDTLDHDDTMGGIPAVSGKGERLLLFIGIIDILQSYRMIKKLEHSWKSLIHDGDTVSVHRPGFYAERFYKFCSTVVFKKSCSLRSSPSKKGRGALSASKSGAGAGSAGKRPSMTDERQENLDNLENLRGARSFPVLEDNGKEPPCTPPSFEDATTASIATTLSSNNSLPTTPFDTPEHPRYRRQTYSPNTARAQKEVVEIHGERQETITVEVELSKIPKSTELTQMTGSTSPSHLSPDRQLHVNSSSSAYSSSTLPPSFVSTSAAQSVRQSSSTLSSSIRPSTKPLTSPTAAQSLTPPSPVSNSAAPSTLLTSTPNSSPLLPASAFTPIRPASPHSSAQSSSHHLPSTPPSSVPPSPQVPRQALRTSCNQLSVSSSHNSLDGEVQVSDIYFQTQEDRGWVYSPLHCSSESRRGSDGESET from the exons ATTCAACCAAGAAGAGTCAAATAACTGAG ATGCCGTCCCCATTTGGCCCCCCTCATGAAAAGAAAATTGGTCACAGGAGGGTAGATGCCTCTGGAGAGACATCATACAAGAAG acctcctcctctgccttgaAAGGGGCCATCCAGTTGGGTATTGGATATACTGTTGGCAACCTCAGCTCCAAGCCTGAGCGAGATGTGCTTATGCAGGACTTCTACGTGGTTGAAAGCATCTTCTTCCCCAG TGAAGGCAGTAATCTCACACCAGCCCACCACTTCCCAGACTTCAGGTTCAAAACCTACGCCCCCGTGGCGTTCCGCTACTTCAGGGAGCTGTTTGGGATCCGACCAGATGACTACTTG TATTCTCTGTGTAACGAGCCACTGATCGAGCTGTCAAACCCAGGCGCCAGCGGCTCCATATTCTACGTAACTCGCGATGACGAGTTCATTATCAAAACTGTTCAGCACAAAGAGGCTGAGTTTCTACAGAAACTGCTCCCTGGATACTACATG AACTTGAACCAGAACCCGAGGACGTTGCTGCCCAAGTTCTTCGGTCTCTACTGTGTCCAGTGCGGGGGCAAGAACATCCGACTTATTGTGATGAACAATATCTTACCACGCTCTGTGCGCATGCACCTCAAGTTTGACCTGAAGGGCTCCACATACAAGAGACGGGCGTccaagaaggaaagagagaagtcAAAGCCCACTTTTAAAGACCTGGACTTTCTGAGTGATGTCCCTGAAGGCCTCACGATGGACCATGATACGTACAGCGCTCTCGTCAAAACACTTCAAAGAGACTGCctg GTTCTGGAGAGTTTTAAGATTATGGACTACAGTTTGCTGCTGGGGGTCCATAATAAAAcccaggcagagagagagaatcagTCCCAGGGTTCGCCTGCAGGAGGCGGAGATGAGAAGAAGCCTGCAGGGCAGAGGGCCTTGTATTCCACTGCCATGGAGTCGATACAGGGAGGCTCGACGTGCAGGGACACTCTGGACCACGATGACAC TATGGGAGGTATTCCTGCTGTGAGTGGTAAAGGAGAGCGCCTTCTGCTGTTCATTGGCATCATTGACATTCTGCAGTCATACAG AATGATCAAGAAACTGGAGCACTCTTGGAAGTCCCTCATCCATGACGGG GACACCGTGTCCGTTCACAGACCCGGTTTCTATGCTGAAAGGTTCTACAAATTCTGCAGCACAGTCGTCTTCAAGAAGAGCTGCT CTTTGCGATCGTCTCCATCTAAGAAAGGACGAGGAGCGCTCTCTGCGTCCAAGTCCGGTGCTGGAGCCGGTTCAGCTGGGAAGCGTCCTTCAATGACCGATGAAAGGCAGGAGAACTTGGACAACCTGGAGAACCTAAGAGGAGCTCGCAGCTTCCCCGTGCTGGAGGACAATG GGAAAGAGCCACCCTGCACTCCTCCATCATTTGAAGATGCTACTACAGCATCTATTGCTACCACTCTGTCATCCAACAACTCTCTGCCCACCACCCCGTTTGATACACCAGAGCACCCACGCTACAGGAGACAAACGTATTCACCGAACACGGCCAG GGCGCAAAAAGAGGTTGTTGAAATTCACGGTGAAAGACAAGAGACCATAACAGTGGAGGTGGAGCTCAG TAAAATCCCAAAAAGCACGGAGCTCACGCAGATGACAGGAAGCACCTCACCCAGCCATCTGTCCCCCGATCGTCAGCTTCATGTcaattcttcctcctctgcataTTCCTCCTCtactcttcctccctcctttgtGTCCACCTCAGCAGCTCAGTCCGTTAGACAGTCATCCTCTACCCTTTCTTcctccatccgtccatccaccAAACCACTCACCTCTCCCACAGCTGCTCAGTCtctcactcctccttctcctgtctCCAATTCAGCTGCACCATCCACACTTCTGACTTCCACTCCAaactcctcccctctccttcctgcCTCAGCATTTACTCCCATCCGCCCCGCATCTCCCCACTCCTCTGCCCAGAGCTCCTCTCATCATCTCCCCTCAacacctccctcctctgtccctccAAGCCCCCAGGTGCCTCGGCAGGCACTGCGTACATCGTGCAATCAGCTGTCAGTGTCCAGCAGCCACAACTCCTTGGACGGGGAGGTGCAGGTTTCCGACATATACTTT CAGACTCAGGAGGATCGGGGCTGGGTGTACTCTCCTCTGCACTGCAGCTCAGAGTCCAGAAGGGGCTCAGATGGGGAAAGTGAGACA taa
- the LOC125011241 gene encoding phosphatidylinositol 4-phosphate 5-kinase type-1 gamma-like isoform X1: protein MDWGTAEPGDDGSEAAAAGSCLQLDFEDTDSTKKSQITEMPSPFGPPHEKKIGHRRVDASGETSYKKTSSSALKGAIQLGIGYTVGNLSSKPERDVLMQDFYVVESIFFPSEGSNLTPAHHFPDFRFKTYAPVAFRYFRELFGIRPDDYLYSLCNEPLIELSNPGASGSIFYVTRDDEFIIKTVQHKEAEFLQKLLPGYYMNLNQNPRTLLPKFFGLYCVQCGGKNIRLIVMNNILPRSVRMHLKFDLKGSTYKRRASKKEREKSKPTFKDLDFLSDVPEGLTMDHDTYSALVKTLQRDCLVLESFKIMDYSLLLGVHNKTQAERENQSQGSPAGGGDEKKPAGQRALYSTAMESIQGGSTCRDTLDHDDTMGGIPAVSGKGERLLLFIGIIDILQSYRMIKKLEHSWKSLIHDGDTVSVHRPGFYAERFYKFCSTVVFKKSCSLRSSPSKKGRGALSASKSGAGAGSAGKRPSMTDERQENLDNLENLRGARSFPVLEDNGKEPPCTPPSFEDATTASIATTLSSNNSLPTTPFDTPEHPRYRRQTYSPNTARAQKEVVEIHGERQETITVEVELSKIPKSTELTQMTGSTSPSHLSPDRQLHVNSSSSAYSSSTLPPSFVSTSAAQSVRQSSSTLSSSIRPSTKPLTSPTAAQSLTPPSPVSNSAAPSTLLTSTPNSSPLLPASAFTPIRPASPHSSAQSSSHHLPSTPPSSVPPSPQVPRQALRTSCNQLSVSSSHNSLDGEVQVSDIYFYADGRYWVYSPVLGRRKLNSSSSYNQTQEDRGWVYSPLHCSSESRRGSDGESET from the exons ATTCAACCAAGAAGAGTCAAATAACTGAG ATGCCGTCCCCATTTGGCCCCCCTCATGAAAAGAAAATTGGTCACAGGAGGGTAGATGCCTCTGGAGAGACATCATACAAGAAG acctcctcctctgccttgaAAGGGGCCATCCAGTTGGGTATTGGATATACTGTTGGCAACCTCAGCTCCAAGCCTGAGCGAGATGTGCTTATGCAGGACTTCTACGTGGTTGAAAGCATCTTCTTCCCCAG TGAAGGCAGTAATCTCACACCAGCCCACCACTTCCCAGACTTCAGGTTCAAAACCTACGCCCCCGTGGCGTTCCGCTACTTCAGGGAGCTGTTTGGGATCCGACCAGATGACTACTTG TATTCTCTGTGTAACGAGCCACTGATCGAGCTGTCAAACCCAGGCGCCAGCGGCTCCATATTCTACGTAACTCGCGATGACGAGTTCATTATCAAAACTGTTCAGCACAAAGAGGCTGAGTTTCTACAGAAACTGCTCCCTGGATACTACATG AACTTGAACCAGAACCCGAGGACGTTGCTGCCCAAGTTCTTCGGTCTCTACTGTGTCCAGTGCGGGGGCAAGAACATCCGACTTATTGTGATGAACAATATCTTACCACGCTCTGTGCGCATGCACCTCAAGTTTGACCTGAAGGGCTCCACATACAAGAGACGGGCGTccaagaaggaaagagagaagtcAAAGCCCACTTTTAAAGACCTGGACTTTCTGAGTGATGTCCCTGAAGGCCTCACGATGGACCATGATACGTACAGCGCTCTCGTCAAAACACTTCAAAGAGACTGCctg GTTCTGGAGAGTTTTAAGATTATGGACTACAGTTTGCTGCTGGGGGTCCATAATAAAAcccaggcagagagagagaatcagTCCCAGGGTTCGCCTGCAGGAGGCGGAGATGAGAAGAAGCCTGCAGGGCAGAGGGCCTTGTATTCCACTGCCATGGAGTCGATACAGGGAGGCTCGACGTGCAGGGACACTCTGGACCACGATGACAC TATGGGAGGTATTCCTGCTGTGAGTGGTAAAGGAGAGCGCCTTCTGCTGTTCATTGGCATCATTGACATTCTGCAGTCATACAG AATGATCAAGAAACTGGAGCACTCTTGGAAGTCCCTCATCCATGACGGG GACACCGTGTCCGTTCACAGACCCGGTTTCTATGCTGAAAGGTTCTACAAATTCTGCAGCACAGTCGTCTTCAAGAAGAGCTGCT CTTTGCGATCGTCTCCATCTAAGAAAGGACGAGGAGCGCTCTCTGCGTCCAAGTCCGGTGCTGGAGCCGGTTCAGCTGGGAAGCGTCCTTCAATGACCGATGAAAGGCAGGAGAACTTGGACAACCTGGAGAACCTAAGAGGAGCTCGCAGCTTCCCCGTGCTGGAGGACAATG GGAAAGAGCCACCCTGCACTCCTCCATCATTTGAAGATGCTACTACAGCATCTATTGCTACCACTCTGTCATCCAACAACTCTCTGCCCACCACCCCGTTTGATACACCAGAGCACCCACGCTACAGGAGACAAACGTATTCACCGAACACGGCCAG GGCGCAAAAAGAGGTTGTTGAAATTCACGGTGAAAGACAAGAGACCATAACAGTGGAGGTGGAGCTCAG TAAAATCCCAAAAAGCACGGAGCTCACGCAGATGACAGGAAGCACCTCACCCAGCCATCTGTCCCCCGATCGTCAGCTTCATGTcaattcttcctcctctgcataTTCCTCCTCtactcttcctccctcctttgtGTCCACCTCAGCAGCTCAGTCCGTTAGACAGTCATCCTCTACCCTTTCTTcctccatccgtccatccaccAAACCACTCACCTCTCCCACAGCTGCTCAGTCtctcactcctccttctcctgtctCCAATTCAGCTGCACCATCCACACTTCTGACTTCCACTCCAaactcctcccctctccttcctgcCTCAGCATTTACTCCCATCCGCCCCGCATCTCCCCACTCCTCTGCCCAGAGCTCCTCTCATCATCTCCCCTCAacacctccctcctctgtccctccAAGCCCCCAGGTGCCTCGGCAGGCACTGCGTACATCGTGCAATCAGCTGTCAGTGTCCAGCAGCCACAACTCCTTGGACGGGGAGGTGCAGGTTTCCGACATATACTTT TATGCAGATGGCAGATATTGGGTGTACTCTCCGGTTCTTGGCCGTCGTAAGCTAAACTCTAGCTCAAGTTACAAT CAGACTCAGGAGGATCGGGGCTGGGTGTACTCTCCTCTGCACTGCAGCTCAGAGTCCAGAAGGGGCTCAGATGGGGAAAGTGAGACA taa
- the LOC125011241 gene encoding phosphatidylinositol 4-phosphate 5-kinase type-1 gamma-like isoform X2, whose translation MDWGTAEPGDDGSEAAAAGSCLQLDFEDTDSTKKSQITEMPSPFGPPHEKKIGHRRVDASGETSYKKTSSSALKGAIQLGIGYTVGNLSSKPERDVLMQDFYVVESIFFPSEGSNLTPAHHFPDFRFKTYAPVAFRYFRELFGIRPDDYLYSLCNEPLIELSNPGASGSIFYVTRDDEFIIKTVQHKEAEFLQKLLPGYYMNLNQNPRTLLPKFFGLYCVQCGGKNIRLIVMNNILPRSVRMHLKFDLKGSTYKRRASKKEREKSKPTFKDLDFLSDVPEGLTMDHDTYSALVKTLQRDCLVLESFKIMDYSLLLGVHNKTQAERENQSQGSPAGGGDEKKPAGQRALYSTAMESIQGGSTCRDTLDHDDTMGGIPAVSGKGERLLLFIGIIDILQSYRMIKKLEHSWKSLIHDGDTVSVHRPGFYAERFYKFCSTVVFKKSCSLRSSPSKKGRGALSASKSGAGAGSAGKRPSMTDERQENLDNLENLRGARSFPVLEDNGKEPPCTPPSFEDATTASIATTLSSNNSLPTTPFDTPEHPRYRRQTYSPNTARAQKEVVEIHGERQETITVEVELSKIPKSTELTQMTGSTSPSHLSPDRQLHVNSSSSAYSSSTLPPSFVSTSAAQSVRQSSSTLSSSIRPSTKPLTSPTAAQSLTPPSPVSNSAAPSTLLTSTPNSSPLLPASAFTPIRPASPHSSAQSSSHHLPSTPPSSVPPSPQVPRQALRTSCNQLSVSSSHNSLDGEVQVSDIYFYADGRYWVYSPVLGRRKLNSSSSYNTQEDRGWVYSPLHCSSESRRGSDGESET comes from the exons ATTCAACCAAGAAGAGTCAAATAACTGAG ATGCCGTCCCCATTTGGCCCCCCTCATGAAAAGAAAATTGGTCACAGGAGGGTAGATGCCTCTGGAGAGACATCATACAAGAAG acctcctcctctgccttgaAAGGGGCCATCCAGTTGGGTATTGGATATACTGTTGGCAACCTCAGCTCCAAGCCTGAGCGAGATGTGCTTATGCAGGACTTCTACGTGGTTGAAAGCATCTTCTTCCCCAG TGAAGGCAGTAATCTCACACCAGCCCACCACTTCCCAGACTTCAGGTTCAAAACCTACGCCCCCGTGGCGTTCCGCTACTTCAGGGAGCTGTTTGGGATCCGACCAGATGACTACTTG TATTCTCTGTGTAACGAGCCACTGATCGAGCTGTCAAACCCAGGCGCCAGCGGCTCCATATTCTACGTAACTCGCGATGACGAGTTCATTATCAAAACTGTTCAGCACAAAGAGGCTGAGTTTCTACAGAAACTGCTCCCTGGATACTACATG AACTTGAACCAGAACCCGAGGACGTTGCTGCCCAAGTTCTTCGGTCTCTACTGTGTCCAGTGCGGGGGCAAGAACATCCGACTTATTGTGATGAACAATATCTTACCACGCTCTGTGCGCATGCACCTCAAGTTTGACCTGAAGGGCTCCACATACAAGAGACGGGCGTccaagaaggaaagagagaagtcAAAGCCCACTTTTAAAGACCTGGACTTTCTGAGTGATGTCCCTGAAGGCCTCACGATGGACCATGATACGTACAGCGCTCTCGTCAAAACACTTCAAAGAGACTGCctg GTTCTGGAGAGTTTTAAGATTATGGACTACAGTTTGCTGCTGGGGGTCCATAATAAAAcccaggcagagagagagaatcagTCCCAGGGTTCGCCTGCAGGAGGCGGAGATGAGAAGAAGCCTGCAGGGCAGAGGGCCTTGTATTCCACTGCCATGGAGTCGATACAGGGAGGCTCGACGTGCAGGGACACTCTGGACCACGATGACAC TATGGGAGGTATTCCTGCTGTGAGTGGTAAAGGAGAGCGCCTTCTGCTGTTCATTGGCATCATTGACATTCTGCAGTCATACAG AATGATCAAGAAACTGGAGCACTCTTGGAAGTCCCTCATCCATGACGGG GACACCGTGTCCGTTCACAGACCCGGTTTCTATGCTGAAAGGTTCTACAAATTCTGCAGCACAGTCGTCTTCAAGAAGAGCTGCT CTTTGCGATCGTCTCCATCTAAGAAAGGACGAGGAGCGCTCTCTGCGTCCAAGTCCGGTGCTGGAGCCGGTTCAGCTGGGAAGCGTCCTTCAATGACCGATGAAAGGCAGGAGAACTTGGACAACCTGGAGAACCTAAGAGGAGCTCGCAGCTTCCCCGTGCTGGAGGACAATG GGAAAGAGCCACCCTGCACTCCTCCATCATTTGAAGATGCTACTACAGCATCTATTGCTACCACTCTGTCATCCAACAACTCTCTGCCCACCACCCCGTTTGATACACCAGAGCACCCACGCTACAGGAGACAAACGTATTCACCGAACACGGCCAG GGCGCAAAAAGAGGTTGTTGAAATTCACGGTGAAAGACAAGAGACCATAACAGTGGAGGTGGAGCTCAG TAAAATCCCAAAAAGCACGGAGCTCACGCAGATGACAGGAAGCACCTCACCCAGCCATCTGTCCCCCGATCGTCAGCTTCATGTcaattcttcctcctctgcataTTCCTCCTCtactcttcctccctcctttgtGTCCACCTCAGCAGCTCAGTCCGTTAGACAGTCATCCTCTACCCTTTCTTcctccatccgtccatccaccAAACCACTCACCTCTCCCACAGCTGCTCAGTCtctcactcctccttctcctgtctCCAATTCAGCTGCACCATCCACACTTCTGACTTCCACTCCAaactcctcccctctccttcctgcCTCAGCATTTACTCCCATCCGCCCCGCATCTCCCCACTCCTCTGCCCAGAGCTCCTCTCATCATCTCCCCTCAacacctccctcctctgtccctccAAGCCCCCAGGTGCCTCGGCAGGCACTGCGTACATCGTGCAATCAGCTGTCAGTGTCCAGCAGCCACAACTCCTTGGACGGGGAGGTGCAGGTTTCCGACATATACTTT TATGCAGATGGCAGATATTGGGTGTACTCTCCGGTTCTTGGCCGTCGTAAGCTAAACTCTAGCTCAAGTTACAAT ACTCAGGAGGATCGGGGCTGGGTGTACTCTCCTCTGCACTGCAGCTCAGAGTCCAGAAGGGGCTCAGATGGGGAAAGTGAGACA taa
- the LOC125011241 gene encoding phosphatidylinositol 4-phosphate 5-kinase type-1 gamma-like isoform X4 — MDWGTAEPGDDGSEAAAAGSCLQLDFEDTDSTKKSQITEMPSPFGPPHEKKIGHRRVDASGETSYKKTSSSALKGAIQLGIGYTVGNLSSKPERDVLMQDFYVVESIFFPSEGSNLTPAHHFPDFRFKTYAPVAFRYFRELFGIRPDDYLYSLCNEPLIELSNPGASGSIFYVTRDDEFIIKTVQHKEAEFLQKLLPGYYMNLNQNPRTLLPKFFGLYCVQCGGKNIRLIVMNNILPRSVRMHLKFDLKGSTYKRRASKKEREKSKPTFKDLDFLSDVPEGLTMDHDTYSALVKTLQRDCLVLESFKIMDYSLLLGVHNKTQAERENQSQGSPAGGGDEKKPAGQRALYSTAMESIQGGSTCRDTLDHDDTMGGIPAVSGKGERLLLFIGIIDILQSYRMIKKLEHSWKSLIHDGDTVSVHRPGFYAERFYKFCSTVVFKKSCSLRSSPSKKGRGALSASKSGAGAGSAGKRPSMTDERQENLDNLENLRGARSFPVLEDNGKEPPCTPPSFEDATTASIATTLSSNNSLPTTPFDTPEHPRYRRQTYSPNTARAQKEVVEIHGERQETITVEVELSKIPKSTELTQMTGSTSPSHLSPDRQLHVNSSSSAYSSSTLPPSFVSTSAAQSVRQSSSTLSSSIRPSTKPLTSPTAAQSLTPPSPVSNSAAPSTLLTSTPNSSPLLPASAFTPIRPASPHSSAQSSSHHLPSTPPSSVPPSPQVPRQALRTSCNQLSVSSSHNSLDGEVQVSDIYFTQEDRGWVYSPLHCSSESRRGSDGESET, encoded by the exons ATTCAACCAAGAAGAGTCAAATAACTGAG ATGCCGTCCCCATTTGGCCCCCCTCATGAAAAGAAAATTGGTCACAGGAGGGTAGATGCCTCTGGAGAGACATCATACAAGAAG acctcctcctctgccttgaAAGGGGCCATCCAGTTGGGTATTGGATATACTGTTGGCAACCTCAGCTCCAAGCCTGAGCGAGATGTGCTTATGCAGGACTTCTACGTGGTTGAAAGCATCTTCTTCCCCAG TGAAGGCAGTAATCTCACACCAGCCCACCACTTCCCAGACTTCAGGTTCAAAACCTACGCCCCCGTGGCGTTCCGCTACTTCAGGGAGCTGTTTGGGATCCGACCAGATGACTACTTG TATTCTCTGTGTAACGAGCCACTGATCGAGCTGTCAAACCCAGGCGCCAGCGGCTCCATATTCTACGTAACTCGCGATGACGAGTTCATTATCAAAACTGTTCAGCACAAAGAGGCTGAGTTTCTACAGAAACTGCTCCCTGGATACTACATG AACTTGAACCAGAACCCGAGGACGTTGCTGCCCAAGTTCTTCGGTCTCTACTGTGTCCAGTGCGGGGGCAAGAACATCCGACTTATTGTGATGAACAATATCTTACCACGCTCTGTGCGCATGCACCTCAAGTTTGACCTGAAGGGCTCCACATACAAGAGACGGGCGTccaagaaggaaagagagaagtcAAAGCCCACTTTTAAAGACCTGGACTTTCTGAGTGATGTCCCTGAAGGCCTCACGATGGACCATGATACGTACAGCGCTCTCGTCAAAACACTTCAAAGAGACTGCctg GTTCTGGAGAGTTTTAAGATTATGGACTACAGTTTGCTGCTGGGGGTCCATAATAAAAcccaggcagagagagagaatcagTCCCAGGGTTCGCCTGCAGGAGGCGGAGATGAGAAGAAGCCTGCAGGGCAGAGGGCCTTGTATTCCACTGCCATGGAGTCGATACAGGGAGGCTCGACGTGCAGGGACACTCTGGACCACGATGACAC TATGGGAGGTATTCCTGCTGTGAGTGGTAAAGGAGAGCGCCTTCTGCTGTTCATTGGCATCATTGACATTCTGCAGTCATACAG AATGATCAAGAAACTGGAGCACTCTTGGAAGTCCCTCATCCATGACGGG GACACCGTGTCCGTTCACAGACCCGGTTTCTATGCTGAAAGGTTCTACAAATTCTGCAGCACAGTCGTCTTCAAGAAGAGCTGCT CTTTGCGATCGTCTCCATCTAAGAAAGGACGAGGAGCGCTCTCTGCGTCCAAGTCCGGTGCTGGAGCCGGTTCAGCTGGGAAGCGTCCTTCAATGACCGATGAAAGGCAGGAGAACTTGGACAACCTGGAGAACCTAAGAGGAGCTCGCAGCTTCCCCGTGCTGGAGGACAATG GGAAAGAGCCACCCTGCACTCCTCCATCATTTGAAGATGCTACTACAGCATCTATTGCTACCACTCTGTCATCCAACAACTCTCTGCCCACCACCCCGTTTGATACACCAGAGCACCCACGCTACAGGAGACAAACGTATTCACCGAACACGGCCAG GGCGCAAAAAGAGGTTGTTGAAATTCACGGTGAAAGACAAGAGACCATAACAGTGGAGGTGGAGCTCAG TAAAATCCCAAAAAGCACGGAGCTCACGCAGATGACAGGAAGCACCTCACCCAGCCATCTGTCCCCCGATCGTCAGCTTCATGTcaattcttcctcctctgcataTTCCTCCTCtactcttcctccctcctttgtGTCCACCTCAGCAGCTCAGTCCGTTAGACAGTCATCCTCTACCCTTTCTTcctccatccgtccatccaccAAACCACTCACCTCTCCCACAGCTGCTCAGTCtctcactcctccttctcctgtctCCAATTCAGCTGCACCATCCACACTTCTGACTTCCACTCCAaactcctcccctctccttcctgcCTCAGCATTTACTCCCATCCGCCCCGCATCTCCCCACTCCTCTGCCCAGAGCTCCTCTCATCATCTCCCCTCAacacctccctcctctgtccctccAAGCCCCCAGGTGCCTCGGCAGGCACTGCGTACATCGTGCAATCAGCTGTCAGTGTCCAGCAGCCACAACTCCTTGGACGGGGAGGTGCAGGTTTCCGACATATACTTT ACTCAGGAGGATCGGGGCTGGGTGTACTCTCCTCTGCACTGCAGCTCAGAGTCCAGAAGGGGCTCAGATGGGGAAAGTGAGACA taa